The Mytilus edulis chromosome 12, xbMytEdul2.2, whole genome shotgun sequence genome contains a region encoding:
- the LOC139499558 gene encoding uncharacterized protein, which yields MVDVGVQTLSPQQLQTDLSTSSTDHSYFQTALLTQPLDTAFISSPQKDPNASDESKPSPPPSPEKPDSDYSYIPSDESHESNQSTSSDSSQQISTEPKCLAFESSMRSLFTRVVCSECGVAVSADESMITYNGTSMKVKFLCMEGHQTFWESQPLVNSKPAGNLMVATAIVLSGETFTRISHFADILSLKFIGPTQFYSIQKHITIPAIDQFYHMQRDVILQQLQGKQLILGGDGRCDSPGFSAKYCTYTFMDTKTGVIPDFNLVQVSETTSSNKMELIGFQRSLASIEAANLNVGVIVTDRHVQIRRAMKTDHSDKAHQFDVWHMSKSIKKKILAIKPKKLLAEIKPWIPSICNHIWWCSRQADGNPDKMEETWKSLLFHISNRHSFPGKIITKCGHPPLTEDALRKKKWLNKDSQSYAALEKVLTDKLIIRDISHLDLFCHTGALETYHSMMLKYCPKRLEFEYASMVARTQLAVVDNNLNIGRRQKTNANGELSFSTRCPKSTGRWTARKVYEKKDYGFKSDILQCAVTSQMEGIKKKTTHQLKSLSLPANISKDPAPCKEDLVDDHRSRFS from the coding sequence ATGGTTGACGTCGGGGTTCAGACTTTATCACCACAACAACTTCAGACAGATCTCAGTACATCATCGACAGACCACAGCTACTTTCAGACGGCCTTATTGACACAACCACTGGATACAGCTTTTATCAGTTCCCCCCAGAAAGACCCGAATGCATCTGATGAGTCTAAGCCTTCGCCACCACCTAGTCCCGAGAAGCCTGACAGTGACTACTCTTATATACCAAGTGATGAATCCCATGAGTCCAATCAGTCCACCTCTTCCGACTCCTCACAACAAATCAGCACAGAACCAAAGTGTTTGGCTTTTGAGAGCTCCATGAGGTCATTGTTTACACGAGTCGTATGCTCAGAATGTGGAGTTGCAGTTTCTGCGGACGAATCCATGATAACCTACAATGGGACATCAATGAAAGTAAAATTCCTCTGCATGGAAGGTCATCAGACATTTTGGGAATCCCAGCCTTTAGTAAACAGCAAACCAGCTGGTAATTTGATGGTGGCAACAGCAATAGTCCTGTCCGGTGAAACATTCACAAGAATATCCCATTTTGCAGATATCCTTTCGCTGAAGTTCATTGGACCTACCCAATTCTACAGTATACAGAAGCACATAACCATCCCTGCAATTGACCAATTTTACCACATGCAAAGAGACGTTATTCTCCAGCAACTACAGGGTAAGCAGCTCATACTTGGTGGAGATGGACGCTGCGACAGTCCCGGCTTTTCAGCCAAGTATTGCACGTATACCTTCATGGACACAAAGACGGGAGTTATTCCCGATTTCAACTTAGTTCAAGTTTCAGAAACAACATCATCCAACAAGATGGAGTTGATAGGCTTCCAGCGGTCCCTAGCTAGCATAGAAGCAGCAAATCTAAATGTCGGAGTGATTGtaacagacagacatgtacagatTCGCCGGGCAATGAAAACAGACCACAGCGACAAAGCCCACCAGTTTGATGTTTGGCATATGTCAAAGTccataaagaaaaaaatcctAGCAATCAAGCCGAAAAAACTTCTTGCCGAAATCAAGCCATGGATACCATCCATCTGCAACCACATTTGGTGGTGCTCCAGGCAGGCTGACGGTAACCCAGACAAGATGGAAGAGACTTGGAAAAGCCTGCTGTTCCATATCTCAAACAGACACTCCTTTCCAGGAAAGATCATCACTAAATGTGGACATCCCCCACTGACTGAAGATGCACTAAGAAAGAAGAAATGGTTAAACAAAGACAGCCAATCTTATGCAGCGTTGGAAAAAGTCCTTACAGACAAACTTATCATTCGGGACATAAGTCATCTTGATCTTTTCTGTCACACTGGGGCCTTAGAGACTTACCACTCCATGATGCTAAAGTATTGTCCGAAACGACTAGAATTTGAATATGCCTCTATGGTGGCCCGAACACAGCTTGCAGTTGTAGACAACAACCTGAACATTGGACGGCGACAGAAGACGAATGCTAACGGGGAGCTATCCTTTTCTACAAGATGTCCAAAAAGCACCGGCAGATGGACTGCACGTAaagtttatgaaaaaaaagacTACGGCTTTAAATCAGATATTCTTCAGTGCGCAGTCACAAGTCAAATGGAGGGAATCAAGAAGAAAACGACACATCAGCTTAAGTCGCTCTCCTTGCCAGCAAACATAAGTAAGGACCCTGCACCGTGTAAAGAGGACTTGGTGGACGACCACAGATCACGTTTCTCCTAA